AGTGTATTTCTGACCCAGACGGTCACGACGCCATTCACTGATGATGTCGTGTCCTTGTTGTCTGAGGTCAGCAATGCGCCGTGACAGCGACCTGACTCGATACAGATCGTTTGCTTCGACCCATGTCAGCGATCCCACGGA
This window of the Candidatus Puniceispirillum marinum IMCC1322 genome carries:
- a CDS encoding helix-turn-helix domain-containing protein; translation: MKETKMSQNSQILAHLKSVGSLTWVEANDLYRVRSLSRRIADLRQQGHDIISEWRRDRLGQKYTRYSLAN